The Chloroflexaceae bacterium genome has a segment encoding these proteins:
- the thrS gene encoding threonine--tRNA ligase translates to MPVNPNDDPYYRLRHSLAHVMAQAVLELFPEGKIAIGPPIENGFYYDFDLPRALTPEDLVEIEARMRRIISGNHPFIYRVVSPEEARELFKDQPYKLELIEGLIQGADEYGERSEGNGARPGGTIISTYRQDTFEDLCRGPHLEHTGQIDPEAFKLLSVAGAYWRGNEKNPQLQRIYGTAWNNRAELEQYLWRLEEARKRDHRRLGKELDLFSISDEVGPGLILWHPRGAMIRVIAEDFCRQAHLNAGYEWVFSPHVGRAHLWETSGHLDFYKENMYAPMDVEGDTYYVKPMNCPFHIQIYKSHLRSYRDLPRRYAEYGTVYRFEKSGVLHGLTRVRGFTQDDAHIFCRPDQVEEEIGRALDFSLYILRSFGLSEFTAYLSTRPEKYVGRPEDWERATAALERAIEAHALPYKRDEGGGAFYGPKIDLKVNDALGREWQLSTIQFDFNLPERFDLEYIGEDGQPHRPYMVHRALMGSMERFLGVLIEHFAGAFPLWLAPVQVSIIPITDKQMEYASQVRQRLTDAGLRVELDDSRDRMQGKIRRAQLQKVPYMLIIGAREQETGSVAVRTRAGEDLGAMPLAAFVERALEEVRTRAA, encoded by the coding sequence ATGCCCGTCAATCCCAACGACGATCCATACTATCGCCTGCGCCACTCCCTGGCCCACGTGATGGCCCAGGCCGTGCTTGAGTTGTTCCCGGAGGGCAAAATCGCCATCGGCCCGCCGATTGAGAACGGGTTCTACTACGATTTCGATCTGCCCCGCGCCCTCACGCCCGAGGATCTGGTCGAGATCGAGGCGCGCATGCGCCGGATCATCAGCGGCAACCATCCGTTCATCTACCGCGTTGTCAGCCCGGAAGAGGCCCGTGAGCTGTTTAAAGATCAGCCCTACAAACTCGAGTTGATCGAGGGTCTCATCCAGGGCGCCGATGAGTATGGCGAGCGCTCCGAGGGCAACGGCGCTCGCCCCGGCGGTACGATCATCTCAACCTACCGCCAGGACACCTTTGAGGATCTCTGCCGTGGACCCCATCTGGAGCATACCGGCCAGATTGACCCCGAGGCCTTCAAGCTGTTGAGCGTCGCCGGCGCCTACTGGCGGGGCAATGAGAAGAATCCGCAGCTCCAACGCATCTACGGCACCGCCTGGAACAATCGCGCTGAGCTTGAACAGTACCTCTGGCGCCTCGAAGAGGCCAGGAAGCGTGACCATCGCCGCCTGGGCAAGGAGCTTGACCTCTTCAGCATCTCCGACGAGGTGGGTCCCGGGCTGATCCTCTGGCATCCCAGAGGAGCCATGATCCGCGTGATCGCCGAGGATTTCTGCCGGCAGGCCCATCTCAACGCTGGCTACGAGTGGGTCTTCTCGCCCCACGTGGGCCGCGCCCACCTCTGGGAGACGTCCGGCCATCTCGATTTTTACAAGGAGAACATGTATGCTCCGATGGATGTTGAAGGTGACACGTACTACGTTAAGCCGATGAATTGTCCTTTTCACATTCAGATCTATAAGTCTCATTTGCGCTCGTACCGCGATTTGCCGCGGCGCTACGCTGAGTATGGCACGGTCTATCGCTTCGAGAAGAGCGGCGTGCTCCACGGCCTGACCCGTGTGCGCGGCTTCACCCAGGACGACGCGCACATCTTCTGCCGGCCCGATCAGGTAGAGGAGGAGATCGGCCGGGCCCTCGATTTTTCGCTCTACATCCTGCGTTCATTTGGCCTGAGCGAGTTCACCGCCTACCTCTCGACCCGCCCCGAGAAGTACGTCGGGCGGCCCGAAGACTGGGAGCGGGCCACCGCTGCCCTTGAGCGGGCCATCGAGGCCCATGCGCTGCCCTACAAGCGCGATGAGGGTGGCGGCGCCTTCTATGGCCCCAAGATTGACCTGAAGGTCAACGACGCCCTGGGCCGCGAATGGCAGTTGAGCACCATCCAGTTCGACTTCAATCTGCCCGAACGCTTCGATCTGGAGTATATTGGCGAGGATGGCCAGCCCCATCGCCCCTACATGGTTCACCGTGCGCTTATGGGAAGTATGGAACGCTTCCTGGGCGTGCTCATCGAGCATTTCGCCGGGGCTTTTCCCCTCTGGCTCGCTCCCGTGCAGGTCAGCATCATTCCCATTACCGATAAGCAGATGGAGTATGCCTCCCAGGTGCGCCAGCGCCTGACCGATGCGGGCCTGCGCGTCGAACTCGATGACAGCCGCGACCGCATGCAGGGCAAGATCCGCCGGGCGCAGTTGCAGAAGGTGCCGTATATGCTTATAATCGGCGCCAGGGAACAGGAGACCGGGTCTGTGGCTGTGCGCACCCGCGCGGGCGAAGATCTGGGCGCAATGCCGCTGGCGGCATTCGTTGAGCGCGCGCTGGAGGAGGTTCGCACTCGGGCCGCCTGA
- a CDS encoding class I SAM-dependent methyltransferase: MNAYDVLARYYDADLRDFHEDLPFLREMARRADGPLLELMCGTGRLLLPLAEAGFTITGVDSSPAMLDIARARVQEAGLDDRITLLQGDVRDVTLPAGAFSLAFIAVNSFMHLETVRDQLACLTNVRRALQRHGMLIIDLFNPNPTEILREDNRLVLEREYELDGRHVQKFVAIDSDIAAQISRVTLLYDETDADGRVTRRTLRFVLRWLYRFEVEHLLARTGFMTRAVYGSYDLNEYDSNSPRLIVVASPAR; this comes from the coding sequence ATGAACGCCTACGACGTGCTGGCCCGGTACTACGACGCCGATCTGCGCGATTTTCATGAGGATCTCCCCTTCCTCCGCGAGATGGCGCGCCGCGCCGATGGTCCGTTGCTCGAATTGATGTGCGGTACCGGGCGCCTGCTGCTTCCTCTGGCCGAGGCGGGCTTCACCATTACGGGAGTTGACAGCTCGCCGGCAATGCTGGACATCGCCCGCGCCCGTGTGCAAGAGGCCGGGCTGGACGACCGGATAACGCTTCTTCAGGGTGATGTGCGCGATGTCACTCTGCCTGCCGGCGCCTTCAGCCTGGCCTTCATCGCAGTCAATTCGTTCATGCACCTCGAAACCGTGCGCGACCAGCTAGCCTGCCTGACCAATGTCCGGAGGGCCTTGCAGCGTCATGGCATGCTGATCATTGACCTTTTTAACCCCAATCCCACAGAGATCCTCCGTGAGGATAACCGCCTGGTGCTTGAGCGCGAATACGAGCTCGACGGGCGGCACGTGCAGAAGTTCGTAGCCATTGACAGCGACATCGCTGCTCAAATCAGCCGCGTGACCCTGCTTTATGATGAAACCGACGCCGATGGCCGCGTCACCCGCCGCACGCTGCGCTTCGTCCTGCGCTGGCTCTACCGCTTCGAGGTCGAGCATCTCCTCGCCCGGACGGGATTCATGACGCGCGCAGTCTACGGCTCCTACGATCTCAACGAGTACGACAGCAATAGCCCGCGCCTGATCGTCGTGGCCTCGCCGGCTCGTTGA
- a CDS encoding DUF5110 domain-containing protein — MSAQEFFARVGLHGEPVADPSASVVHGETRFTILTPRLIRIEWAPDGAFDDRATYAFPTRRAPVPPFHLRASGETLTIDTGALRLQRIGMRGPHTSDNLSLELPVAGRIARWTPGTPDPLNLRGARRTLDGCHGQAAIEPGLLSRSGWALHDDSAAVRFDPRTGWVQPRPEPPRQDWYFFGYGHDFRGALAEYARFGGAVPLIPRWALGAWWSRYYAYSEQELRDLAAAFAAHDFPLDVLVIDMDWHTPHGWTGYTWNTDLFADPSAFLAWLHEQGLRVTLNLHPADGVQPHEAVYPAFAAAMEVEPGQGVPFRIGDARFARNYFHLLHHPLEDQGVDFWWIDWQQGRACEVPGLDPLPWLNHLHFSDMRRRRDRRPIILSRWGGLGNHRYPVGFSGDTYATWEALRFQPYFTASAANVLYGWWSHDIGGHFDAAEPELYTRWVQFGAFSPILRLHSTKDLAAERRPWAFPPAARDAARAAFQARYALLPYLYTLARIHTDTGLAPCRPLYYEWPDAEAAYVAREQFALGDQIIVAPIVHPSDPSTGLAPADVWVPPGEWIERASGERFRGPAWMRLVGDLHAIPQLVRAGGILPLAPVTSRSHQQAHDRLILAIFPGEHGMLRLYEDAGEGEAYRQNEYEWTPVEARSADGGRTVEVSIGPAEGHCPALPPERAITVRFEHCRPPTRVWLDGREHAGWRYDAATQTIIVDITARPRTISTSLVVQGDAPLTFAGDERNAALRLADARRLLRLPDAASETLLAAALAGDTAAHRHALARLGGPFARVFEYTTPEDAARTLGALVVAAPRDGAPVRVAGHWRLHGPGGVAEIPCDPGDLYADTIVYAPFAWDGSSATCRWSLDLRLHWRGHAIAYSFTSATLFPAVSAWRTLATPAISPLSLDALLDLAGAPRRELPWDHHTLASAPDEMRSLTEPFPVPLSQYARANRDAALVGYAVAELRAPTALEARVAYQSPRLVRVWLNGVELMTESFTPCAVNKVNPRWSRTIPATLRPGANVLLIASDRPAGEEPWFWFLHVAIVGPDGLPAPEVAVVTPHLP; from the coding sequence GTGTCCGCCCAGGAGTTTTTCGCCCGTGTGGGCCTGCACGGGGAGCCGGTCGCCGATCCCTCTGCCAGCGTCGTTCACGGCGAGACGCGCTTTACCATCCTTACTCCGCGCCTGATCCGCATCGAGTGGGCGCCCGACGGCGCCTTCGACGACCGCGCGACCTACGCCTTTCCCACTCGCCGCGCCCCCGTCCCTCCCTTCCACCTCAGAGCGTCTGGCGAGACCCTGACTATTGATACCGGCGCCCTTCGCCTCCAGCGTATCGGGATGCGCGGGCCGCATACTTCCGACAACCTTAGCCTGGAACTGCCCGTCGCCGGCAGGATTGCCCGCTGGACCCCCGGCACGCCCGACCCGCTCAACCTCCGCGGCGCCCGGCGCACCCTCGATGGCTGTCACGGGCAGGCGGCCATTGAGCCGGGGTTGCTCTCCCGCTCTGGGTGGGCGCTGCACGATGATAGCGCCGCCGTGCGTTTCGATCCCCGGACCGGCTGGGTGCAACCGCGTCCGGAGCCGCCCCGCCAGGACTGGTACTTCTTCGGCTATGGTCACGACTTCCGGGGCGCTCTGGCCGAGTATGCCCGCTTCGGCGGCGCTGTGCCGCTCATCCCCCGCTGGGCGCTGGGGGCCTGGTGGTCACGCTATTATGCCTACAGCGAGCAGGAGCTTCGCGACCTGGCGGCCGCTTTTGCCGCCCACGACTTCCCCCTCGATGTGCTGGTGATTGATATGGACTGGCACACGCCCCACGGGTGGACGGGTTACACCTGGAATACCGACCTGTTTGCCGACCCGTCCGCCTTCCTTGCCTGGCTCCACGAGCAGGGGCTGCGCGTAACCCTCAATCTGCATCCCGCTGACGGGGTCCAGCCCCACGAAGCCGTCTATCCCGCCTTTGCCGCAGCCATGGAGGTCGAACCCGGCCAGGGAGTGCCCTTTCGCATCGGCGACGCGCGCTTCGCTCGCAACTACTTCCACCTCCTGCACCATCCCCTTGAAGATCAGGGCGTGGACTTCTGGTGGATAGACTGGCAACAGGGGCGCGCGTGTGAAGTTCCAGGACTCGACCCCTTGCCCTGGCTCAACCATCTGCATTTCAGCGACATGCGACGCCGCAGGGATCGCCGGCCCATCATCCTGTCACGCTGGGGCGGCCTGGGCAACCATCGCTACCCGGTCGGCTTTTCCGGCGATACCTATGCCACCTGGGAGGCCCTGCGCTTTCAGCCGTACTTTACCGCCAGCGCCGCCAATGTGCTCTATGGCTGGTGGAGCCACGACATCGGCGGGCACTTCGATGCCGCTGAACCGGAACTCTACACCCGCTGGGTGCAGTTCGGGGCCTTCAGTCCCATTCTGCGCCTCCACTCCACGAAGGACCTCGCCGCCGAACGGCGCCCCTGGGCCTTTCCCCCCGCTGCGCGCGACGCCGCCCGCGCGGCCTTTCAGGCGCGCTACGCCCTGCTGCCTTACCTCTACACTCTCGCGCGCATCCACACCGACACCGGCCTGGCGCCCTGCCGTCCGCTCTACTATGAATGGCCCGACGCTGAGGCCGCCTATGTCGCTCGCGAGCAGTTCGCTCTCGGCGACCAGATAATAGTCGCCCCTATCGTCCATCCCTCCGACCCCTCAACCGGCCTGGCCCCCGCCGACGTCTGGGTTCCGCCGGGCGAATGGATCGAGCGCGCTTCCGGCGAACGGTTCCGCGGCCCGGCCTGGATGCGCCTGGTGGGCGATCTTCACGCCATTCCCCAACTTGTGCGCGCTGGCGGCATTCTGCCTCTGGCCCCCGTAACATCCCGCAGCCACCAGCAGGCACATGATCGGCTGATCCTGGCGATCTTCCCCGGAGAACACGGGATGCTGCGCCTGTATGAAGATGCGGGCGAGGGCGAGGCCTATCGCCAGAATGAGTATGAGTGGACCCCGGTCGAGGCGCGCTCTGCCGATGGTGGCCGGACCGTCGAGGTTTCGATTGGCCCGGCTGAGGGCCATTGTCCGGCTCTCCCGCCGGAGCGGGCAATCACGGTGCGGTTTGAGCATTGCCGCCCGCCGACCAGGGTGTGGCTCGACGGAAGGGAGCACGCCGGCTGGCGCTACGATGCGGCCACGCAGACGATCATCGTTGACATCACGGCCCGCCCCAGGACCATCTCCACCTCACTCGTCGTCCAGGGTGACGCGCCGCTCACCTTTGCTGGCGACGAGCGCAACGCCGCCCTGCGCCTGGCCGACGCGCGGCGGCTGCTCCGGCTTCCCGACGCCGCCAGCGAGACGTTGCTGGCCGCAGCTCTCGCCGGCGACACCGCCGCGCACCGCCATGCCCTCGCGCGGCTCGGCGGGCCGTTCGCCCGCGTCTTTGAGTACACTACCCCCGAAGATGCCGCTCGAACCCTTGGCGCACTGGTCGTCGCTGCGCCCCGCGACGGAGCGCCCGTCCGGGTTGCCGGCCACTGGCGCCTCCACGGCCCTGGGGGGGTCGCCGAGATCCCCTGCGACCCTGGCGATCTCTACGCCGATACCATTGTGTATGCTCCCTTCGCCTGGGACGGCTCATCCGCCACCTGCCGCTGGTCGCTGGATCTGCGCCTCCACTGGCGCGGCCACGCCATCGCGTACAGCTTTACCTCGGCGACCCTCTTTCCTGCCGTTAGCGCCTGGCGCACCCTCGCCACCCCGGCGATTTCGCCCCTGAGCCTTGATGCGCTGCTCGACCTGGCTGGCGCGCCGCGCCGCGAACTGCCCTGGGATCATCACACCCTCGCCTCAGCGCCTGATGAGATGCGGAGTCTCACCGAACCGTTCCCTGTACCCCTGAGCCAGTACGCCCGTGCCAACCGCGATGCTGCGCTGGTTGGCTACGCCGTGGCTGAACTCCGCGCTCCGACCGCCCTTGAGGCGCGCGTCGCCTACCAGTCGCCCCGTCTCGTGCGGGTCTGGCTCAATGGCGTCGAGTTGATGACCGAGAGCTTCACGCCCTGCGCTGTCAACAAGGTTAATCCCCGCTGGTCGCGCACCATTCCCGCCACGCTGCGTCCTGGCGCGAACGTGCTGCTCATCGCCAGCGATCGCCCCGCAGGCGAAGAACCCTGGTTCTGGTTTCTGCACGTCGCCATCGTCGGACCCGATGGCCTGCCCGCGCCGGAGGTGGCGGTTGTAACCCCTCATCTTCCCTGA
- a CDS encoding metallophosphoesterase, with protein MERLVYVVSDLHLGPGWLPNGEPDPLEDFTADADFARFLDTIGTTGRPVELVIAGDFLEYCQTLPEIGLASPEDDLGSTEEESIRRTDVILGRSPWIASGHSEVFAALRRFMVEGNSITIIAGNHDIDLLWPGVWARIFEAIYPPGAAGDLRRVRYAYTVGEGPRGRVHIEHGHEHDRANRFGERMEQPFGIDRMGVRRLKRCWGTLFVDKVYNQLERQRWFIDNVKPILRVVKLGLRHDPIFTATALGLVARFLLTSGLPPLLGWSEAEAGAAPEVEDIVAALADPDLREVLERRIAEPAFREEFERSVLGARSGDLALALSGAAPQLTLDETEIATGGEVVLGGIGGDAFRNAALAVLEEDPRVGAVVMGHTHVALNGLTDPLILSDGRQGYYFNSGTWTLHLKDEQQLSYTWAEIADEANYTATYTYVLLEPDGHGGYRPRLEEWKA; from the coding sequence ATGGAGCGTCTGGTATACGTGGTCAGCGATCTGCACCTGGGGCCGGGCTGGCTGCCCAACGGCGAGCCTGACCCGCTGGAGGATTTTACGGCTGATGCTGATTTCGCCCGCTTTCTGGACACGATTGGCACGACCGGCAGGCCGGTGGAACTGGTGATCGCGGGCGATTTTCTGGAGTACTGCCAGACGCTGCCCGAAATCGGCCTGGCCTCGCCGGAAGACGACCTGGGCAGCACGGAGGAAGAGTCCATCCGTCGCACCGATGTAATCCTGGGGCGATCGCCGTGGATCGCCTCGGGGCACTCAGAAGTCTTCGCGGCCCTGCGGCGGTTCATGGTCGAGGGCAATTCGATCACGATCATCGCGGGAAACCACGACATTGATCTGTTATGGCCGGGGGTTTGGGCGCGCATATTCGAGGCGATCTACCCGCCCGGCGCAGCGGGCGATCTGCGCCGGGTGCGTTACGCCTACACCGTGGGCGAAGGCCCGCGCGGGCGCGTACATATCGAGCATGGGCACGAGCACGACCGAGCCAACCGTTTTGGGGAGCGCATGGAGCAGCCTTTCGGCATTGACCGCATGGGGGTGCGCCGGCTGAAGCGCTGCTGGGGCACGCTGTTTGTGGACAAGGTCTATAACCAGTTGGAGCGGCAACGCTGGTTCATTGACAATGTGAAACCCATCCTGCGCGTGGTGAAGCTGGGGTTGCGGCATGACCCGATCTTCACCGCCACGGCGCTGGGCCTGGTGGCGCGCTTCCTGCTCACCAGCGGTCTCCCGCCGCTGCTAGGGTGGAGCGAAGCGGAAGCAGGAGCAGCGCCGGAGGTCGAGGATATTGTGGCCGCCCTGGCCGATCCCGACTTGCGGGAGGTGCTCGAGAGGCGGATTGCTGAACCGGCGTTTCGCGAAGAGTTTGAGCGCAGCGTCCTGGGAGCGAGGAGCGGCGACCTGGCGCTGGCCCTGAGCGGCGCAGCGCCCCAACTGACCCTGGACGAGACGGAAATCGCCACCGGGGGCGAAGTGGTGCTTGGCGGCATAGGCGGCGACGCCTTTCGCAACGCGGCGCTCGCGGTGCTGGAGGAGGATCCGCGCGTGGGTGCGGTGGTGATGGGACATACGCACGTAGCGCTCAATGGTCTGACCGATCCGCTTATCCTGAGCGACGGGCGACAGGGGTACTACTTTAACAGCGGAACCTGGACATTACACCTCAAAGACGAGCAGCAACTGAGCTATACCTGGGCGGAGATCGCCGACGAGGCGAACTACACGGCGACCTACACCTACGTGCTCCTGGAACCTGACGGGCATGGCGGGTACCGCCCCCGGTTGGAGGAGTGGAAAGCGTAG
- a CDS encoding aldo/keto reductase family protein — MKYRRLGDAGMKVSVVALGGWINFGEGKVAPEVARRVVERAYERGINYYDLADIYGKGEAEAQMGAILRQFPRHTLVIATKVFWPMSDDVNDRGLSRKHIFESIDKSLRRLGADYVDIYFCHRPDPETPIEETAQAMHDLVRMGKILYWGTSEWSAAEIVEAHAICERYGWAKPKVEQPQYSMLWRERVEREIAPVTRPRGIGLVVWSPLAMGMLTGKYDEGVPEGTRFWREEWARERYLTAANAERVRRLKPIADGLGVSRAQLALAWALRGPEVSSVIIGATRPEQIDDNAGAAEITLSAEALEAIEEVLAS, encoded by the coding sequence ATGAAGTACCGCAGGCTGGGCGATGCGGGGATGAAAGTCAGCGTTGTGGCGCTGGGAGGCTGGATCAACTTTGGAGAGGGCAAGGTTGCTCCGGAGGTGGCGCGGCGCGTGGTCGAGCGGGCCTACGAGCGGGGTATCAATTACTACGATCTGGCCGACATCTATGGCAAAGGCGAAGCCGAGGCGCAGATGGGCGCGATCCTGCGGCAATTCCCGCGTCACACGCTGGTGATCGCCACCAAGGTGTTCTGGCCCATGAGCGACGATGTGAACGACCGGGGTCTATCACGCAAGCACATCTTTGAGAGCATTGATAAGAGCCTGCGGCGGCTGGGCGCCGACTACGTGGATATCTACTTCTGCCACCGTCCTGATCCCGAGACCCCGATTGAGGAAACGGCACAGGCGATGCACGACCTGGTGCGGATGGGCAAGATCTTGTACTGGGGCACCTCGGAGTGGAGCGCAGCCGAGATCGTCGAAGCGCACGCGATCTGCGAGCGCTACGGGTGGGCGAAGCCGAAGGTGGAACAGCCCCAGTACTCCATGCTCTGGCGCGAACGGGTGGAGCGCGAGATCGCCCCGGTAACGCGCCCCCGGGGGATCGGCCTGGTGGTCTGGTCGCCCCTGGCCATGGGGATGCTGACGGGCAAGTATGACGAGGGGGTTCCGGAGGGTACGCGCTTCTGGCGCGAGGAGTGGGCGCGGGAGCGCTACCTGACCGCGGCGAACGCGGAGCGGGTGCGGCGGTTGAAGCCGATCGCCGATGGGTTAGGCGTCTCGCGGGCGCAACTGGCGCTGGCCTGGGCGCTGCGGGGGCCGGAGGTGAGCAGCGTGATCATCGGGGCCACGCGGCCCGAGCAGATCGACGACAACGCCGGCGCGGCAGAGATCACCCTGAGCGCGGAGGCGCTGGAAGCGATTGAGGAAGTTTTAGCGAGCTAG
- a CDS encoding M20/M25/M40 family metallo-hydrolase: protein MEILRWCDVPAVRRALSELADYRPVLETAIAVQQVPAPTFDEGERAALVLDRLRALGLSDVASDAIGNVYARRPGRAPRPAVLISAHLDTVFPRETDLRLRYEGDRVYGPGLGDNSIGVAGLIHLAQALQRHDLPNGGDIWFVANVGEEGLGDLRGIRAAVNRLRDRIGAVIVLEGCDFGTLHHQAIGVRRYRIEVSAPGGHSWGNYGTPSAIHTLVRLAARITDIQVPRSPRTTYNIGVIEGGTSVNSIAESASMLLDMRSVSATALDHLIAQVDRLIAAAAGDHPDVQVRVQMVGNRPSGAIERDHPLVQAAVAAFQYVGATVSFQQSSTDANIPLSEGIPSVCIGLTDGGNAHRHDEYIQPANLGRGMQALLLLTLAASG, encoded by the coding sequence ATGGAGATCCTGCGGTGGTGCGATGTTCCAGCCGTGCGGCGCGCCCTGTCCGAACTGGCCGATTACCGGCCCGTGCTCGAAACTGCCATTGCCGTGCAGCAGGTGCCCGCGCCGACCTTCGATGAGGGTGAGCGCGCGGCGCTGGTGCTGGATCGCCTGCGGGCCCTGGGCCTGAGCGATGTCGCCAGCGATGCGATCGGCAATGTCTATGCTCGCCGTCCTGGCCGCGCGCCCCGCCCCGCTGTGCTCATTTCGGCCCACCTTGATACGGTCTTTCCCCGCGAAACCGATCTGCGCCTGCGCTACGAAGGCGATCGAGTCTACGGACCCGGCCTCGGCGACAACAGCATCGGCGTGGCCGGTCTCATCCATCTCGCGCAGGCCCTGCAGCGCCACGATCTGCCCAATGGCGGTGATATCTGGTTCGTTGCCAATGTCGGTGAGGAGGGTCTCGGCGATCTGCGGGGGATCAGGGCCGCCGTCAACCGCCTCAGGGATCGCATCGGCGCCGTTATTGTCCTCGAAGGCTGCGATTTCGGCACCCTCCACCACCAGGCCATCGGCGTGCGCCGCTATCGCATCGAGGTGAGCGCCCCCGGCGGTCATTCCTGGGGCAACTATGGCACCCCCAGCGCCATCCATACCCTCGTGCGGCTCGCCGCGCGCATTACCGACATCCAGGTGCCGCGCTCGCCCCGCACCACCTACAATATCGGGGTCATCGAGGGCGGCACGTCGGTCAACTCGATCGCCGAGTCGGCCAGCATGCTCCTCGATATGCGCTCGGTCAGCGCCACTGCCCTCGACCACCTCATCGCCCAGGTGGATCGTCTCATCGCCGCTGCTGCTGGCGATCATCCCGATGTGCAGGTGCGCGTGCAGATGGTTGGCAACCGTCCCTCCGGAGCGATTGAGCGCGACCATCCGCTGGTCCAGGCGGCCGTGGCCGCCTTTCAGTACGTTGGCGCGACGGTCAGTTTCCAGCAGAGCAGCACCGACGCGAATATTCCCCTCAGCGAGGGCATCCCCTCGGTCTGCATCGGGTTGACCGATGGCGGCAACGCCCACCGCCACGATGAGTATATTCAGCCGGCCAATCTCGGTCGCGGTATGCAGGCGCTGCTGCTCCTGACCCTCGCCGCCTCCGGCTGA
- the asnS gene encoding asparagine--tRNA ligase, with protein sequence MSLLPTASVAAIGAFEGERVTLAGWVYHKTEKGKLIFIQLRDGSGTMQCVVFKPQVSEAVFARAQSLTQETSLRIIGTVRSDARAPGGYELNVEDLEIIGQSVDYPITPKEHGVEFLMEHRHLWVRSAKQHALLRVRAEVIAAAQEWLNAQGFVRFDTPILTATAAEGTTNLFATEYFDLGKAYLAQTGQLYVEAGMMAFGKVYCFGPTFRAEKSKTRRHLTEFWMIEPEVAFATHEDNLALQEQFVSAIVQRVLERRAEDLKALGRDTAPLERCVPPFPRITYDEALRIIADHQGEVEGADPLPWGEDFGAPHEQLIASRFDRPVFVERFPAAIKAFYMQPDPERPEVALCADLLAPEGYGEIIGGSQRIHDPELLERRIRAYGLNVEDYQWYLDLRRYGTVPHSGFGMGIERAVCWITGTRHIREAIPFPRMLYRIYP encoded by the coding sequence ATGTCTCTGCTGCCAACCGCTTCCGTTGCCGCCATCGGGGCCTTCGAGGGCGAACGGGTGACCCTGGCGGGCTGGGTGTACCACAAAACCGAGAAAGGCAAATTGATCTTTATCCAGTTGCGCGATGGCAGCGGAACCATGCAGTGCGTGGTGTTCAAACCCCAGGTGAGCGAGGCGGTATTCGCGCGGGCCCAGAGCCTGACGCAGGAGACATCACTGCGCATTATCGGGACGGTGCGGTCCGACGCCCGGGCCCCCGGCGGCTACGAACTCAACGTAGAGGATCTGGAGATCATCGGTCAGAGCGTGGACTACCCGATCACTCCGAAGGAGCACGGGGTCGAGTTTCTGATGGAGCACCGCCACCTCTGGGTGCGGTCGGCGAAGCAGCATGCCCTGCTGCGAGTGCGGGCCGAAGTGATCGCCGCGGCGCAGGAGTGGTTGAACGCCCAGGGGTTCGTGCGCTTCGACACCCCCATCCTGACCGCGACTGCCGCAGAGGGCACCACGAACCTCTTCGCCACCGAGTACTTCGACCTGGGCAAGGCCTATCTGGCGCAGACCGGCCAGCTCTATGTCGAGGCGGGGATGATGGCCTTCGGCAAGGTCTACTGTTTTGGGCCCACCTTCCGGGCGGAAAAGAGCAAGACCCGGCGCCATCTGACCGAGTTCTGGATGATCGAGCCAGAGGTGGCCTTCGCCACTCACGAAGACAACCTGGCGTTGCAGGAACAGTTCGTCAGCGCGATTGTCCAGCGGGTGCTGGAGCGCCGGGCCGAGGACCTGAAGGCGCTAGGGCGAGACACGGCGCCGCTGGAGCGCTGCGTCCCGCCCTTCCCGCGGATCACCTACGACGAGGCGCTGCGCATCATCGCCGACCACCAGGGAGAGGTGGAGGGGGCCGATCCGCTGCCGTGGGGGGAGGATTTCGGCGCGCCTCACGAGCAACTGATCGCCTCGCGCTTTGACCGGCCCGTTTTCGTCGAGCGCTTTCCGGCGGCGATCAAGGCTTTTTACATGCAACCCGACCCGGAGCGTCCCGAGGTGGCGCTGTGCGCGGATCTGCTTGCCCCCGAGGGCTACGGCGAGATCATCGGCGGCTCGCAGCGCATTCACGATCCGGAGTTGCTGGAACGGCGCATTCGCGCGTATGGGCTGAACGTCGAGGACTACCAGTGGTACCTCGACCTGCGACGCTACGGCACGGTACCGCACAGCGGCTTCGGCATGGGGATCGAACGCGCGGTGTGCTGGATCACCGGCACCCGGCACATCCGCGAGGCC